Proteins encoded in a region of the Penaeus vannamei isolate JL-2024 chromosome 30, ASM4276789v1, whole genome shotgun sequence genome:
- the LOC113813408 gene encoding uncharacterized protein, whose translation MTADGMVGLRVTETADLGLGESGAHGGAADVSRTLVEEGVDGTGAGTIAVAGETNDTLPGSEADYGIPGRAGIDYPTLAAVPDTAFSCGNYALPGYYVDKEAECQVFYICQADGRQDGFLCPNGTKFNQQFLVCDWWYNVDCSISDSFFTINERIYAGPGSRAVEFPDQAGVDTRQGGLLTPAAAGLREHPLGAEAPRSESFGDATVSAPDADGIVAPSDYDGISSDYEEGTDDYAGGSSTTEGALRDYDAGSTDYDGVSTGELSSTQSSLGVPGDGSQGNDSYSYLPPAEFFPTETVESVRGATGGLIQGNINPNTGYGIPTEFPTLSLNSRGTVISEVDNVTPYSYALPDAKTRVSLTDDEEDFLTTASAFDESTIESILSHAGNLGGFSNNGHSGYSYPEPLNPLNFESTRTSIVPESSTLVSAAGNREKSEPTSAPTAELPVTAEGVVNGYNYSPPASTHEVPLPSKSAASPTEGGISDTSASAGNGYNGYSYPEPTKPFLLPGESSVLPPLKTYLPPPAR comes from the exons ATGACCGCGGACGGCATGGTCGGGCTCAGGGTGACCGAGACTGCGGATTTAGGACTTGGGGAGTCGGGTGCACACGGGGGCGCGGCAGATGTGTCAAGAACTTTAGTGGAGGAAGGAGTGGATGGTACTGGTGCAGGAACGATAGCTGTAGCAGGCGAGACGAACGATACTCTGCCAGGCAGTGAGGCCGACTACGGGATCCCGGGAAGGGCCGGCATTGACTACCCTACGCTGGCCGCCGTCCCGGACACTGCCTTCTCTTGCGGAAACTACGCTTTGCCTGGTTACTATGTCGACAAAGAAGCCGAGTGTcag GTGTTCTACATCTGCCAGGCGGATGGGCGTCAAGATGGCTTCCTGTGTCCAAATGGTACAAAGTTTAACCAACAGTTTCTCGTTTGCGATTGGTGGTACAATGTGGATTGCTCGATTTCCGATTCCTTCTTCACCATAAACGAAAGGATCTACGCGGGACCCGGAAGCCGCGCCGTAGAGTTTCCTGACCAAGCTGGTGTCGACACGAGACAAGGCGGGCTGCTGACCCCCGCCGCGGCCGGCCTCCGGGAACACCCCTTGGGAGCAGAGGCGCCAAGAAGCGAGTCCTTCGGCGATGCAACGGTTTCAGCGCCAGATGCGGACGGCATCGTCGCTCCAAGTGATTATGACGGAATCAGCAGCGATTATGAAGAAGGAACTGACGATTACGCGGGGGGGAGTAGCACTACTGAGGGAGCATTACGCGATTATGATGCCGGAAGCACAGATTATGACGGAGTAAGCACTGGCGAGCTCTCTAGCACTCAAAGCAGTCTGGGCGTTCCTGGTGACGGATCACAAGGAAATGATTCCTACAGCTACCTTCCTCCGGCTGAGTTTTTTCCCACTGAAACTGTCGAAAGCGTCCGCGGGGCCACAGGAGGCCTTATACAAGGAAACATTAATCCAAACACAGGATATGGAATACCCACAGAATTTCCCACTTTATCACTAAACTCCAGGGGTACTGTGATCAGCGAGGTAGATAACGTAACTCCGTACAGTTATGCTCTGCCAGACGCGAAGACAAGGGTTTCTCTCACGGACGACGAAGAGGACTTCCTGACAACTGCAAGTGCGTTTGATGAGTCAACTATCGAGTCCATTCTCAGTCATGCTGGCAACCTCGGAGGTTTCTCGAATAACGGTCATTCTGGGTACTCCTATCCCGAGCCCCTCAACCCGCTCAATTTTGAGAGCACCAGGACCAGCATTGTTCCAGAGAGTTCAACCTTGGTTTCAGCCGCGGGTAACAGGGAAAAAAGCGAGCCGACGTCAGCACCTACTGCTGAATTACCAGTGACTGCGGAAGGCGTCGTGAATGGATACAACTACTCGCCTCCTGCTTCGACGCATGAGGTTCCTCTACCCTCCAAGTCCGCTGCCTCTCCAACCGAAGGCGGAATCAGTGATACAAGTGCAAGTGCCGGAAACGGATATAATGGCTACTCTTATCCAGAGCCCACTAAGCCGTTCTTGTTGCCTGGAGAAAGCTCAGTTCTTCCACCATTGAAAACTTACCTGCCTCCACCCGCACGTTAG